The genomic segment CCATTGAAGAAACAAAAAAGCTGGCCTCTTCCCGCGGATTTTTTGTGGGACCAAGCTCCGGCGCCAACCTGCTGGCCGCCCGGAAAGTGAAGAAAGCCCATCCGGACGTCAAAAACATCCTGACCTTTTTCTGCGACGAGGGCGAAAAATACCTCTCCATGATGTATGCGGAATGACGCCCGGCCGCTTCCCTTAAAACACAGAAAGCAGGTCTTTCGCCGGCAGGGCCGAATAGCCGATCACCAACCCGACCAGAATAATCCCGATACTGGCCCCCGTATTCACTTTTCGAAGCACCGCTTCCGAAAAGAGATTGCGTGTCATGGAAAGCGGCACCGCGTAGGACAGCGCCACAATCGCATCGGCAAAGACAATAATAAAGGCCGCCAGCGCGATATCCGGCGCTCCCACGGTCTGCAGATCAAACAGCGTCGGCAATATCCCCGCAAAAAACAGGATATCGAAAGGATTGCTGGCGGTCAGCATGAACCCTGCGCTGAAATTATCCCAAAATCCGGTTTTGGCCTGCTCCCTGACGTTCCCCGGCAAATCAAGATCGAATTTCTGCAGCCCCTTGATCCCAAGCCATATCAGATAAACGGAAGCGGCGGATTTCAACATGATAGAGATAAAAACAATGTCGTCCGGAATGAACTGGTACCCGAAAACGACAAGGCAAAAGAAAAGAATTTTAACCAGATTGGTCCCGGCCATAAAAAACAGGACGCTCTCCAGCCCTTCGCTTATGGCTTTCGATGCCACAGTTAACATCCCCGGCCCCGGCTTTGCCGCCAAAAGGGCCACCCCCGTAAATAAAGCGATCATTGCTGCTATATCCATTATTTCTTCCAAAAGCCTCCCTTAAAACACAGAAAGCAGGTCTTCCGCCGGCAGCGCGGAATAGCCCAGATACAAACCGATCAGGATCATCGCCATGCCGGAAGCCAGACGAAGCCCTTCCAGCGTTTTACCCCTGAAAAAACGGCGTGATACAAAAACCGGCACGCAATACATGAAATCAATGGAAATCTGGACCACCACCGTCACGAGGGCCAGAATACCGAAATTGGCAAAACTCACGTCCTGTGTGCCGATGACGCTCGGTACAATTCCGCCAAAAACAATAATGACAAAGGGATTGGACAATGTGAGCATCAGCCCCGTTGTAAAATCTTCCCAGTTATCCTTTAAAGACGCCGTTTTTTGAAAATCCACGTCCAGCGCCAGAGGTTTGGTCAACGTGCCCACCCCCAGATAAATCAGATAGGCACCGGCCAGCGCCTTGAGAAAAATGGACACAAACAGGAGTTCTTCCGCAAAAACAACGGCGCCGAATACGACCAGGGCCAGATAAACGACCTCTCCCAGCGTCGCGCCGGACATGTAGGAAAGGAATCCGGCGGCCCCGCGCCCTGCCGTTTTTGTCACAACGGCCAAAACCCCCGGCCCGGGTTTGAGCGCCAGCACGGCAATCGTCATGGCGTATGTGCCCAGAGCTGCTAAATCCATATGTCTTTCCTTTCCCGACGCATATTGCCAAAGGCAAGCGCATTGGTCTATAACCCTTTTGCTTTAGAGAAGAAGATATTTAAGGAGAAGTGGCAGAGAGGTTGAATGCGCTGCTCTCGAAAAGCAGTAAGGGTTCACGCCCTTCGGGGGTTCGAATCCCCCCTTCTCCGCCAATTTGGCAAAGACCGGATTTGACGAGGATCCAAAAAACATGACAAAAACGGCCCCGAAAATCGGCATGGTCTCTCTCGGCTGCCCCAAGGCGCTGGTGGATTCGGAGCGGATTTTAACCAAACTCCGGGCCGAGGGCTATGAACTCTCCCCCGATTACGACGGCGCGGACGCGGTCATCGTGAATACCTGCGGGTTTCTGGACAGCGCCAAAGCGGAATCCCTCGAGGCCATCGGCACGGCGATGAAGCAAAACGGACGGGTCATCGTAACGGGCTGCATGGGCGGGGAGCCGGAACAGATCACCTCCAGATTTCCCGACGTTCTGGCCGTCACCGGCCCCCATGCCTATGAAGACGTTGTCGCCGCCGTTCATGACGCCATCCCGCCGGTTCATGACCCGTATATGGACCTTGTGCCGGAAGAAGGGCTGAAGCTCACGCCCCGCCACTACGCTTACCTGAAAATCTCCGAAGGCTGCCACAATCGCTGCTCTTTTTGCATTATTCCGTCTTTACGCGGGGACCTGGTCAGCCGCCCCATCCATCACGTCATTGCGGAAGCAGAGAACCTCGCCCGCGCCGGAGTGAAAGAACTTCTGGTCATCTCGCAGGATACAAGCGCCTACGGGCTGGACCTCAAATATCAGGAATTTTCGTGGAAAGGCCGCAAATGGCGCACAAAATTCCAGGATCTTTGCGAAGCCCTCGGAGAGCTGGGCATCTGGGTGCGGCTGCACTATGTCTACCCCTACCCCCATGTCAGCAACGTCATTCCCCTCATGGCGGACGGAAAGATTCTTCCTTACATAGACATCCCCTTCCAGCATGCCGCGCCGGACGTGCTCAAAAACATGCGCCGCCCCGGCACGCAGGACAAAACGCTCGCGCAGATCAGGGAATGGCGCGGCATTTGCCCGGATTTAACGATCCGTTCGACCTTTATTGTCGGGTTTCCGGGGGAAACGGAACAGGATTTCCAAATCCTGCTGGACTGGCTGGCCGAAGCACAGCTGGACCGTGTGGGCTGCTTTAAATACGAGGCCGTGAAAGGCGCCGCAGCAAACGAACTGGACGGCGCGGTCCCGGAAGAGGTCAAAGAAGAGCGTTACGCCCGATTCATGGAGGCGCAGCAAAAAATTTCCGCAGCAAAGCTGCAGCAAAAAATCGGCAAAACGCTCGACGTTATCATCGACGATGTGGCAGAGGGCGGCGCGGATGCGCGCTCCCGTGGAGATGCGCCCGAAATTGACGGAAATGTTTATCTGCGCGATGTCGGGAATGTCCAGACAGGCGATATCATCAAGGTTGCAATCGAGGACGCCGATGAATATGACTTATACGGCGTTCCCCTCGACCGGAAACAGGAAGAAACCCTATGAAAACAACCCCCCTCCATGCGCAGCATATCGAGCTTGGCGCCAGAATGGCGCCCTTCGCAGGGTACGAAATGCCGATCCAGTACACAGACGGCGTTCTGGCAGAACATAACTGGACACGCGAACATGCCGGGCTTTTTGACGTCTCCCATATGGGGCAACTCATCATCGAGGGAACCGGCGCCGCAGCTTTTCTCGAAACGCTCACCCCTTCGCCGCTCTCAACCCTGAAAGAGGGCGCAGCAAAATATACCGTCCTTACCAACGAACAGGGGGGAATCATCGACGACCTCATCATCACCCGCATGGAG from the Rhodospirillales bacterium genome contains:
- a CDS encoding LysE family translocator, which gives rise to MDIAAMIALFTGVALLAAKPGPGMLTVASKAISEGLESVLFFMAGTNLVKILFFCLVVFGYQFIPDDIVFISIMLKSAASVYLIWLGIKGLQKFDLDLPGNVREQAKTGFWDNFSAGFMLTASNPFDILFFAGILPTLFDLQTVGAPDIALAAFIIVFADAIVALSYAVPLSMTRNLFSEAVLRKVNTGASIGIILVGLVIGYSALPAKDLLSVF
- a CDS encoding LysE family translocator, with the protein product MDLAALGTYAMTIAVLALKPGPGVLAVVTKTAGRGAAGFLSYMSGATLGEVVYLALVVFGAVVFAEELLFVSIFLKALAGAYLIYLGVGTLTKPLALDVDFQKTASLKDNWEDFTTGLMLTLSNPFVIIVFGGIVPSVIGTQDVSFANFGILALVTVVVQISIDFMYCVPVFVSRRFFRGKTLEGLRLASGMAMILIGLYLGYSALPAEDLLSVF
- the rimO gene encoding 30S ribosomal protein S12 methylthiotransferase RimO codes for the protein MTKTAPKIGMVSLGCPKALVDSERILTKLRAEGYELSPDYDGADAVIVNTCGFLDSAKAESLEAIGTAMKQNGRVIVTGCMGGEPEQITSRFPDVLAVTGPHAYEDVVAAVHDAIPPVHDPYMDLVPEEGLKLTPRHYAYLKISEGCHNRCSFCIIPSLRGDLVSRPIHHVIAEAENLARAGVKELLVISQDTSAYGLDLKYQEFSWKGRKWRTKFQDLCEALGELGIWVRLHYVYPYPHVSNVIPLMADGKILPYIDIPFQHAAPDVLKNMRRPGTQDKTLAQIREWRGICPDLTIRSTFIVGFPGETEQDFQILLDWLAEAQLDRVGCFKYEAVKGAAANELDGAVPEEVKEERYARFMEAQQKISAAKLQQKIGKTLDVIIDDVAEGGADARSRGDAPEIDGNVYLRDVGNVQTGDIIKVAIEDADEYDLYGVPLDRKQEETL